In the Aquimarina spinulae genome, TATGAAAGAGTAGAGTAGAAGATGGTAAACTATCCCGACTGGCACGTCCGATTTCTTGATAATACCCTTCAATATTTTTTTGCACAGTAAAACACAATTAATTCATAAAATTTTAGTTACTATAGAGTTGATTCTTAAAAAATTAAGTTTTTATTAACGCCCCAAAATTTTATAATAGAGATCGCTCTATAATTGTTAATATTTTAGTTTAACTATTTCAAGAGTCTTAATTATGATACATTACAGCGCTTCTATTTTTGTAATGATTATATGGTAGGCTATAAAAAGTAATAACACAAACTCAGTACTTTTGAAAAGGGGCTTATACATACTAATTTTAGTTTATACTATTTTCCTATCCTGTAGTAATGATGATAAACTTTTAGACGATAAATATGTTCGTGGTGTTCGACTAACGAATAATTATGCAGAAAAAACAAATGATGATACCTTTTTAAGATATATACTTAATGATGATTATATAATTACAGGGGTACATAAAGTTAAAATAAAACCAAGTGTCTTAAAAAAAGAAGATTCTATAACGGTAAAGAAAGAAAAATCTCCTAGAAAAAAACAAAAGGAAAAAAATAAAAAAATAAAGAAGAACGTAAAGAAAGAAATAGATAGTGATTCTATCGAAATTAAATATAGAAGATATCATTTTATTGGACTACCAGAAGAAGTCACCAATCAAATAGTAACGCTACCCAAAAGAGAAGGCTTTGACAGGTTGATACAACAACAAGAAGCAACATTAGAAATATTAGAAGAAAAGTTAATAAGCAGAGAAGATATTGGTGGTAAAGTGTATAAGGATATAGCGATTGATTACCTTGCACAAATTGACAATCATTTAAAATTTGTAGAATTTTATAATGAAAGATTGTACGATGCATATTTAAAATTGGTAATAGAAGCAAAACAACTTGATCATTCGATAGAAGAAGAATACAATGCTGTATATGGGAGAATCAATAGCAGTACCGTTAAAGATTCTGTAGATGTAGAAAAACTGGTAGTTTTAGAAAAAAAATATACATCCCATAAAGAACTATTACAGACGCTCTTGGATTGGAATTTGAAGTTAGAAGATTTTCAAAACTCTACTGATGATTTTAAGATATTAAAAGATCGTAATATTGCAGAGACATTCGAGATGTACAAAAATAAAACTTCGCAAAAAGAAGTAATTCATTATTTAGAGATACGATTAGCAGATTTATTTCATAATACTATACGATCTGCAGAATAACATTAAGACTTTGAGCTTTCTTCTTCCAAAATTGTTAGTGCCAATTTAATAGTATTGTACGCTATAGCCCCTTCAAAATGTTCAAAATATAGTTTTAAGGTTTCTGGATTGTCCAATTCTTTTTTTGCATTTTTTACGGCATTAATATCTTCTTTATTTACAAATTGTTTTAAATCAATACTCTCACCATTTTCATAGAGTTTCATTATATGTGAGAAGATAGTAGATTGTGCCAATTGACGTTGCAGTGCTATTTCTTCTATAGAAAGCCCTTGCTGATACAAGCTTAAAGTTTCTAAATGCGTATTTCCTTTTTTAGTACTTTTCTTTTTTTTCTTTTTTGTTTTTTCGGCAGAAAAATCAATAATGGCTTTAATAAATTGGTATCCGTAGTTTTGCATCTTTTGTCGTCCAACCCCATTAATCTGCATAAATTCTTCATCACTCATTGGGCGAAACTTCTCCATTTCTTTAAGAGTTGCATCACTAAAAATCTGGTAGGCAGGAATACCAGCTTCTTTTGCTAATTCTAATCGCAGTTGGCGTAATTTCTCAAATAGGTTAGGTGCGGCTCCCTGATCTACCTGCTTTACAACAGCCGCTTGTTTTGCTTTTTCAAACTCTTTTAAATGTGCCAGACTTACTTTTTCTCCTTCAAATAGTACTTTTTTAGAAAGCGAAGTAAGTTTTAATTTGTTGTTTTGATGAAAAGCAATTTCCAGATATCCTTGATTGATTAATTGTATAATATATTGTTGCCAATCTCTCCACGCTAAATCCTTACCAATACCATATGTTTTTATATTTTGATATTCTTTATCATATACAGCAGCATTTTGTGCACCTCGTAATATATCAATCACGGTCCCGATAGGTTCTTGTTCTTTGATTCGGGTTACTGTAGATAATGCCTTTTGGGAAATAATAGTTCCATCTATAAAAGTTGGAGGATTCTTACACACATCACAATTACCGCAATTTTCTTCGATTAATTCTCCGAAATAACTAAGTAGAATTTTACGTCGACAACTTAGCGAATCAGCATATTGTTTCATGCGATCCAATTTAGCTAATTGTACTTCTTGATTACCAGACATGTTAGCAAATTTTTGCAATTGTACTACATCTGCATAGCTATGAAAGAGTAGAGTAGAAGAAGGTAAACTATCTCGACCGGCACGTCCGATTTCCTGATAATACCCTTCGATATTTTTTGGTAAATTATAATGAATCACCCAGCGTACATTAGATTTGTCTATACCCATACCAAAAGCGATGGTAGCACAAACAATTTGAACGGTATCATTAATAAAACCTTCCTGAACATGAGATCGCTTTTGATGATCTACCCCTGCATGATATGCTTCTGCATTAAATCCCTGGTTTTGCAGTTTTTCTGATAGCATTTCAGTGGTTTTTCTACTTAAGCAATAGATGATTCCGCTATCATTAGGTTTATCTTTTAGAAAGTCAATGATTTGCTCAATTCTTTTGTTTCCTGGTCGTACTTCGAGGCTAAGATTTTTACGATCAAAAGAAGCAAGATGTTGTTTGGCATTCGAAATGTTTAACTGGTCACAAATATCTTGACGTGTCGCTTTATCTGCTGTAGCAGTTAGTGCAATAACCGGAGTTTTAGGAAATCTGTTTTTAAGATACCCCAGTTGTGTATATGCAGGTCTAAAATCATGACCCCAGGCAGAAATACAATGCGCTTCATCTATTGCAATTAAGCTAATTTCTATTTGTGAGAATATTACATCTAAAAAAGATAAACTCTCTGGAGCGATATATAATAACTTGATTTCTTTATCCGATAATTGTTGATAAATTTCCTGCTGCTCGGTTTCAGTTTGGCTACTATTGATAAAAGCTGCTTTAATACCGTTTGCCAATAAGCCATCTACCTGATCTTTCATTAAAGCAATTAAAGGAGAAATAACCAAAGTCACCCCAGGTAATAATAGCGCTGGTAGCTGGTAACATATAGATTTACCACCTCCTGTAGGCATAATAACAAGGTTGTCATCTCCGGCAAAAACAGAGGTAATGATATCTAGTTGTAATGGACGAAAGCTATCATACCCAAAATATTCTTTTAAGGTATGTGAAATGAGTTGTTGATCTGGCATAACTACAAAGAAAAGAAAATAGCATGTGAAAATGAATTTGTTTTATTTGTAATTCTTGTGTTGGTTGCAATTATTTAATTATAAATAAAATAAAGCTTTTATTTATTCCAGAAACCCCAAATAGGCTTTTTAGTATATAGATGACGGGATTCTTGTAAGTAAGTATTCATTATCCGAGGTTTGCGGTTTAATATTTTTTCGACTGTATCAGTTGTGGGTTCGGTAACATTAATTGCTAATTCGTCAAGCTCTACGATGTGGCGTGCTAACCATTTAGGTAATTTTGCTCGTGTTGTTAAGGTATGATAGAATTCTTCTGAACTGATATTTATATATTCAATTTTGCTGTTAGTTACAAACGATAACCGTTCTGCCATATCATATATCATAGTTTGTAATAGCTTCGGGGCCAGAAAGAATAACTGATTTTTTATGTAGAGCTCGATTTGATATTAAATAATGTACAGCAATTTCTGCAATATCGCGACAATCAATATAATTTCTTGAAGCATTACCCATGGCACCAAAA is a window encoding:
- the recQ gene encoding DNA helicase RecQ, with translation MPDQQLISHTLKEYFGYDSFRPLQLDIITSVFAGDDNLVIMPTGGGKSICYQLPALLLPGVTLVISPLIALMKDQVDGLLANGIKAAFINSSQTETEQQEIYQQLSDKEIKLLYIAPESLSFLDVIFSQIEISLIAIDEAHCISAWGHDFRPAYTQLGYLKNRFPKTPVIALTATADKATRQDICDQLNISNAKQHLASFDRKNLSLEVRPGNKRIEQIIDFLKDKPNDSGIIYCLSRKTTEMLSEKLQNQGFNAEAYHAGVDHQKRSHVQEGFINDTVQIVCATIAFGMGIDKSNVRWVIHYNLPKNIEGYYQEIGRAGRDSLPSSTLLFHSYADVVQLQKFANMSGNQEVQLAKLDRMKQYADSLSCRRKILLSYFGELIEENCGNCDVCKNPPTFIDGTIISQKALSTVTRIKEQEPIGTVIDILRGAQNAAVYDKEYQNIKTYGIGKDLAWRDWQQYIIQLINQGYLEIAFHQNNKLKLTSLSKKVLFEGEKVSLAHLKEFEKAKQAAVVKQVDQGAAPNLFEKLRQLRLELAKEAGIPAYQIFSDATLKEMEKFRPMSDEEFMQINGVGRQKMQNYGYQFIKAIIDFSAEKTKKKKKKSTKKGNTHLETLSLYQQGLSIEEIALQRQLAQSTIFSHIMKLYENGESIDLKQFVNKEDINAVKNAKKELDNPETLKLYFEHFEGAIAYNTIKLALTILEEESSKS